The following DNA comes from Candidatus Stoquefichus sp. SB1.
AATATAACTGCTGGAGCAGTTAGGTATCCAGATAATGGTTCAACAAAAGAAGAATTATTAAGTAATTTGGAACATTCATTAGAACATGCGAAAACCAAACATCGTGGAGAAATTATCTTCTTTTCTCAAGATATTGCGAGATTACATCTACGTACTTTAAATATTAAAGAAGCTTTAACAAAGAGTATCCAAAGAAATTTTGAAAACTTTGAATTATATTATCAGCCAATTGTCAATCAATATGATAAAACAATTGTTGGTTGTGAAGCCTTATTAAGATGGCATACAGCAACCAAACAAGTTTCACCTATCGAATTTATCAAATTATTAGAGGAAAGTGGAGAAATCCGTTTAGTTGGTAATTGGGTTATGGAACAAGTGATGAAACAGGCACAGATTTTCCAAAAACAATATCCAACATTAAAAATCAATTTTAATGTCTCTTATATGCAGTTTGAAGATCGACAATTTATTAAGAATATAATTGAAAAAGCGAATGAATATCAAGTGGATAAATCACTGATAGTTATTGAATTAACAGAAAGCTGTCATGTTGAAAATATCCCAAGATTATCAAAAATATTTGAATATTTAAGAGAAGAAGGTTTCAAGATTGCATTAGATGATTTTGGAACAGCATATGCATCACTCAATCTTCTCAAAAATTTACCTGCTGATTATATTAAAATAGATCAATCTTTAGTCAAAGAAATATCTTTAACACATAATCAAAAGGATATGATTATTATTGATAGTTTGACTGAATTGAGTCATCGTTTAGACTTTGAATGTATTATTGAAGGGGTTGAAAATCAAGAGGTAGAACAAGCACTTTTACATGTGAATGCACCTTATTTTCAAGGCTATTGTTATGCAAAACCTCTTCCATGTGAAGAATTTGAAAAATTATTAAAAAAATAAGGAGAATATGATGGCACTTATAAAAGTAGATTTTTTTTCACAATCACTGATGCGTACAGTGACAATACAGGCAATTTTACCAGTTGATAAAATTTTAGAGGTAGGAGAGGAATTACCATCACCGAAACCTTTTAAAACACTTTATTTGTTACATGGCATATTTGGTAATGATATGGATTGGGTGAGTGGAACCCGTATTCAAAGATGGGCTCAAGATTATAATGTAGCCGTCATTATGCCTGCTGGTGAGAATAAATTTTATGTTGATAATGAAAGATCACATGAATATTATTCGCGTTTTATTGGCGAGGAATTAGTAGATATGACAAGACGATTATTTCCTTTATCTCATCAGCGTGAAGACACATTTATTGCAGGCTTATCAATGGGTGGTTATGGAGCAATTGTGAATGGACTTAAATATCATCAAACATTTGGTTATATTGCCGGGTTGTCGTCAGCTTTAATATTGAATATGATAGTCAAATCAAAAGATGGAGACAATATTCCTTATATGAATAAGCGTAGCTATTTAGAAAGTGTATTTGGACCCATTGATCAATTGATAGGCAGTGATAAAGATTACAAAGCATTGATAGAACAGATTTCACAAAAAGATATTCCACATATTTATATGGCTTGTGGCAGTGAGGACTTTTTATTAAAAGAAAATAGAGATTATGTTAAGTATTTAAAAGCACATCATATAGCAGTGACTTATGAAGAGGGACCAGGTGGTCATGAGTGGGATTTTTGGGATAAATATATCTTAAAAGTTCTTGAGTGGTTACCACTAACAGATAAAAAAGAAGGATTAAGTAGTGGTCATGTGCAATAATGTCTATAGGAAACATATGTATCATTTGTTTCCTATTCTTTTTTTGGTCTTCTTTAAACAATTTGCTTTCTCATCATTGGAATGATAAAATAAAAATGTGACACATTTGTGATATTCTTGAGAGGAATGGAAAATATGAAATTAAGGCGATTGATAAAGGGATTTTTAACTATAAATTTATTTTTGATGTGTATTGGGTGTCAGGATAAATCTAAAAATATAATTGTAAATAATGAGGATCAGGAAACCATTAATTTAAGGTTCTATGGTTATAAAAGTGAAGCAATTAATGTTGTTGCAATTGAAGATAGTTTACAGGATTATATGAAAGAGAATCCTCATATAAAGATCACATATGAAAGTGTTAAAGGAATTGAATATTATAATGTCTTAGAGAAAAGATTAAAGAGTGGTCATTATGATGATATCTTTATGATAGATGAAGATCATTTACAAGAATTAAAAAGTAGTGGCTATTTTGCTGATTTATCAGATTTATCGACAATTTCTCATTTTAGTCAAAAATCAATAGATCAAATGAAAGAAAATGATGGTAAAATCTATTATGTTCCTTCAACCATATCTGCCTTTGGACTTTACTGTAATATGGATTTATTAAATAAATATCATCAAAAAGTTCCAACAAATGAAAAGGAATTTATGGATGTCTGTCAGTATTTTGTTAATCAGGGAATTGTTCCTATTATTGCTAATAATGATATATCACTCAAAACAATCGCAATCGCAAAAGCTCTCTATCCTGTTTATCAATCATCAAACAGTGAAGAGCTGATTCATCAAATGAATGCTAATCCGCAAGTTCTAGCAGATTATATGAAAACAGGATATGAATTTGTAGAGAAGATTATAAAAAATAAATATGTTGATTCAGCACAAACATTAAAAACAGAAAAGACAAAAGATGATTTGACACAATTTGAAGAGGGCAAGAACCCATTTATGTTAACAGGTGCATGGGCATCTGTTAGAGTTCAGGATGCAAATCCAGAATTGAATTTTGAAGTTCATCCATATCCTATCTTAGAAAATGATTCAGTTTTGGTAACAAATATAGATACAAGATTATGTGCAAATGCTAAAGGGAAGCACGTGGAGGAAGCCAAAAAATTTATTGAATATTTAACACAAACTGATGTTATGTGGAAATTTGTAAATAGTCAATCATCATTTAGTCCTTTAATAGAATCACGTTTAGCAGATGATCAAACTATTCAGCCATTAAATGTATATCTTAATGATAAGAATTCTATACTTGGAACAGATTCTCGTATCAAATATCCTATTTGGACATTAACACGTGATGGAATACAAAAATTATTGAAAGGCGAAAGTATTGAGTCAGCATTAAATAATATTAAAGATTCAAAATAATAGAAGGAGATTAACATGAAGAAGAAAGAGATACCAATTATTATCATATGCAGTCTTTTAGCAATTGGAATAGTCAGTGCAACAATGTTAACGTATATTAATTATGTACGTGATTCTTTATGGGATCAATCTGTTAATGATATATTAGACTCAACAACCCAAGTACAGGAAGCCTTTCAGTCATATATGGATAAAGATGTAGAGAATTTAAGTATTATTTTAAGAGGTGTTTCATCAGAAAAAGAAGATATCATATCTTCAATTATACAACGTTCTGAAATAGAAGGACATAATCTCGTTTACATTAATCTTACTGATTATACTTATTTTAATCGTAGTGGTAAAGAAAAATTATTACCTGAAGAAATAGAACAAATAAAAACTTTCTCTTCTTCAAAAGGAGTAACAAAGCCATATTATAATACAATAACTGGTATAAAAACTATAGCAACCTATATTAAATCAGAAAATCAATTATTAATTAAAGAAACTCAAATAGATGATTTAGCTGAACAGTTTTCTTTATCGTTTTATAATGATTTAGGATTTTCTTATATTGTTGATGATACTGGTAATGTGCTTGTAAGAACAAATCATAAAAATGCTAATAGAACAATGCAGAATTTGTTTGATATTATTGATTTAGAAGGTAATGATAAAGGAACAATTCAATCATTTGAAGATGCTTTTTCTCATCATCAAAAAGGTTATGCATTGTTTAACTATCATGATGATAAAAATGTCTTTTGTTATGTTCCATTAACAGGAATGAATGATTGGTATATTGTTTCTATTATTCCTAATAATGTCATTATGACACAAGCAAATAATATTATATTATTTACAATTACTTTATCTTTAATTATTATTGGAGCTATTGGATTTGTATTGTTATTGTATCGATATAATAATAAAAAACATAAAAATGAAATGCTTCATTTGGCTTATTATGATCATCTAACAAATTTATATAATTATCAAAAATTTAAAGAAGAAGGTCAAAAGAAATTAAAGGATAAACATTTAAATTGGGCAGTGATTTATAGTGATATTGCAGGTTTTAAAATTATTAATGATTTAAATGGATATGAATTTGGGGATAAAGTTTTAAAAGAGTTAGCGAATATTCTGAAAGATGAAGAGACATCAAATGACTTAACATGTCATATGACAGCTGATAAATTTTTGATGATGCGTGAATATCGTGATAAACAGGAGTTGATAGACTGTTGTCAGAGAATTTATCAGAAACTTTCACTTTTATTAAAGGAGTATGGATTAGAGAAAGAAATTGTTATTAAATTTGGAATTTGTTGTTTGGAAGATGATGATAAAATAGAAAATATTGATGGATTGATAGATCGTAGTCATCTGGCATTAAATGAAATAGATGCTAATCATAAAGACTATTATTGTTTTTATAATTATTCTATGCGTGAAAGAATGATGAAAGAAGCAGATATTGAGTCTAAAATGGAAAAAGCTTTAGAAAATAGAGAATTTATTTTCTATCTACAACCTAAATATGATGTTTATGGAAATGCAATATTAGGAGCGGAAGCATTAGTAAGATGGGTAGATAAGAGTGGTCAGATGATTATGCCAGGAGAGTTTATACCTATTTTTGAAAAAAATGGCTTTTTGTTAAAATTAGATGAATATATTTATGAAAGTGTTTGTCAATATTTAGCTGATCGTATTCAAAAACAACGTCCGGTTGTTTGTATCTCTGTTAATATTTCACGTTTACATTTCTATCAGTCAGATTTCGTAGAACGATATGTTAATATCAAAAAGAAATATAATATTCCAGATCATTTATTAGAATTAGAAATAACAGAGAATATTTTATTGGAAGATATGAAAACAATAGAAAGAACAATTTCTCAACTACAGAGTTATGGCTTTAGTTGTTCAATTGATGATTTTGGTAGTGGTTATTCATCACTTAATTCATTAAAAGATTTACCATTTGATGTGATTAAATTAGACAAAGTTTTCTTGGATAATAGTGTGAATACGAAACGTAGTGAAGAAATTATTAAATCAATTATTGATATGGCAAAACATATTGAAATTATAACTGTTGCTGAAGGTGTAGAAACATATGAGCAACTGGATTTTCTCAAAAAGACAGATTGTGATATGATTCAGGGATATATTTTCTCTAAACCATTACCAATAAGAGAGTTTGAAGAAGTATTAAGAGAAAATAAATCGATTGTGTCTTAAAAGCTATCTTGTGATAGCTTTTTATTTCCTCTTTCTAGGAAAAAAAGTGTCTTTAGAATCATTGTTAAATAAGATATGATGCTTGTAGGAGTTGATGATATGAATAATATCAGAGAAAATACAATATCAATTATAGAATTGACGCAAAGAAGTTATGATGCATACAAGCAAGCACTTTATTTTGTCAAACTAGGGAAACCAAAAGAATCCCAATATTACTTTCAACAGGGCGATGAATTATTGTTGCAGATGAGTCGGATACATGCACAGATGTTATCACAAGATGTTGAAGTGAACTTGCTTATGGTTCATATTGAAGACTTGTTAATTTCTGTTCAATTGTATAAATCAATGATTAAAGAATTATTAGTGTTCTATACAAAATTTCCTACCTTAAAAGGAAATTAACAGTCTTTTTGTTTTTGTAGACGATTATATAATGATATTGTCAAGCATGTCGAAAGGGGAAAAAACAATGCAAAAAATGATGGAAAAAATGGAGTCAGTATTGGCACCACTTGCTACTAAGATTGGTAGCAACAAAATTTTAAAAGCTATTTCAACTGCTTTTAATCTTATTATGCCTGTGATTATTCTAGGCGCTATTTTCACACTTTTAAGTACCTTATCAATTGGTGGTTATCAGGATTTCTTAGCGAGTTCAGGAATTGGTCAAGTTCTCGCATTAGTTGGTCGTTTTACAACGGATATGTTAGCTGTCTATGTTGCATTTACTGCAGCTTATGCTTTTGTTAGAAATGAGGGAATGAATGCAGATGCAGTTCCAGCGGGATTGTTATCTATATTGGCATTCTTTATTATGACACCCTTAGCAAACATTGTTGTTAATGAAACACCAACAACTTTTATTAGTTTTGATTATTTAGGATCAAAAGGTTTATTTACCGCATTAATTGTTGGTGTTTTGGTTGGTTTTATTTATACTTTTGTTGTGAATCGTGGCTGGGTGATTAAAATGCCAGAAGGTGTTCCACCAACAGTGGCTAAATCTTTTAGTGCATTAATTCCAGGGTTTGTTGTAACTGCTATCTTTTTAATTATTAATGGTGCTTTTGCAGCAATGGTTGGACAAACGTTTAGTGAATGGTTCTATGGTATTATTGCTGCACCGTTATCAGCTTTATCTGGAAGTCTTGTTACTTTTATGATTTTAATGTTGCTGGCATCTGTTTTCTGGTTTTTTGGTATTCATGGTGGGCAAGTGACAATACCATTTTTAATGATGATATTTATGCAGGCAGGTGTTGAAAATCAGACGGCTTTCGCATCTGGAGGAGAAATGCAAAATATTATCACAGTTGGGTTATTATTTTTCTTAATGTTAGGTGGAATTGGACATACCATTGGATTATCAATTGATATGTTATTCGCTAAAAGTAATCGTTATAAGACTTTGGGAAAGTTGGCGATTTTACCATCTTGTTGTGGTATTAATGAACCAATTGTCTTTGGATTGCCAATAATTTTAAATCCAATTATGGCTTTACCTTATTTCATAGTTCCGCAGATTAATATTTTAATTACTTATTTTGCAATGAACAGTGGACTTGTTTCATTACCAAGAATTGCTATGGGAGCGGGAGGAACACCTATCTTATTAGATGGATGGCTAATCTGTGGTTTATCAGGAGTTGTTTTAGAGATTATCTTGATTGCACTTTCAGCATTATTATATTATCCTTTCTTTAAAATGCAGGATAATCTTGCAGTGAAAGAAGAACAGGCACTTGACTCATAGTCATTATAGGCTGATATTCAGCCTTTTTAACCTATATCAAAAGTGTTAAAATAGAATTATGGAGGTGCATGCTTATGGATAAAAATCAAAAAGCCATACTTATGGAATTGATGAATCATGAGACAATGTCTGGCAATGATTTGTCTCATTTTATTCAAATGAGCACCAGAACAGTCCGTACAATTATTAAAACAATTAATGAAGATATTGTAGGTGCAAAGATTATATCAGGAACATTTGGCTATAAACTGAGTATTGATGATCCAGAGATCTTTTTACAGTATCTCCAACAAGACAATGTTACACAAGATGCACAATCACGTTTTGATTATTTGTTTCAAAGATTTATTGATAATCAAAATTATATAAAAATAGATGATTTATGTGAAGAATTGTATCTATCAAGAACACAATTAAAACAATCATTAAAAGAACTAAGAAGTTATTTCAATGATTATGATTTGATTATTGAAACCAAACCACATTATGGAATGTATCTAAATGGAACAGAATTAAATAAAAGACGAGCAATTGCTCATTTTCAACAATATCAAAAAGATTTAGCTATTTATCAACAAATTAAAAAAATCATCATGTCATGCATTGCTAATGCTGATTATGTGATTAGTGATGATAATTTAGATAATCTTGTTTCCCATCTCTATATTGCTTATATGCGTGTTTGTCAACATGAATATGCTCTATTAGATCATGCCTGGCTTGAATCTATTCAAAGTGAAAAAGAGTATGAACTTGCAAGTGCCATCATGTCTTTAATGAGCCAAATATTAAATATGGAATATCGTGAAGAAGAAGTTGCCTATTTAACGATGCATCTTTGTGGTAAAAATTGTAAACAACAGACACATCTTTATATTGATCAAACAATTTTAACATTGGTAAATCATATTTTACAGGTATTAGAAAACGAGTCACATATTGCTTTTACATCTGATCTTAATCTCCAATTGGCTTTATCACTTCATATTATTCCACTGATGAAGAGAATTCAATATTCAACATATATGAATAATCCCTTATTACAGGATATAAAAAGAAACTTAATTGTGGCTTATGAATTAGCAATTAAAGTAGGAGAAATAATAAATAGTCAATATCATTGTTTTCTACCAGAAGATGAAATTGCTTATTTTGCATTACATATTAATCTATCATTAGAACAAAAGAAAACCAATATTCATCAAAAGAACATCTTATTAATATGTTCAAGTGGTGTGGGAAGTGCACGTTTATTAGAATATTTTTTTAGAGAAAATTTCAGTCGTTACATTCAGCATTTAAAAGTCTGTTCATTACATGAACTCTCAATTCAGGATATTTCCTCATATGATTGTATTTTCACAACAGTTCCCATTAGCCAAACTTTAGATATTCCAATATTTATGATTAGTCATCTCATGAATACAAAAGATACTATTCATATTACACACAATCTCCAAAATCTTAATCGTCCAGATATTATGCAATATTTTCCACCACAATTGTTTTTTACATATGAAAGTTTTGCAACTAAAGAAGAGGCTATTCATGAAATTATTCAACAATGTCGCCATGACTATGACTTACCAGATTCATTTGAAGAACTTGTTTTAGAAAGAGAACAACTAGCCACAACAGAATTCAATGATTTAGTAGCATTCCCACACTCACATAAACCCGTTTCTTCATCAACATTTGTATCAGTCACTATACTGAAAAAACCATTACTTTGGAAAAATCATAAAATTAGAATCATCTTATTATCTTCAATAGAAAATAATAAGATGAAAGATTTAGATGATTTTTATGAAGTGATTTCAACAATCATGAGTGATCAATCCTTGCAATGGCAATTACTCAATCAGCCAACATATGAGACTCTAAAAAGCATCATAGAAAGGTTGGTGTGATGATGAAAAATATCTTATTGGTCTGTGGTGCGGGTATGTCAACAAGTCTAATGGTGAAAAAGATGCAGGAAGCTGATTTCAATCATCAGTACCATATTCAATGTAGTGATACTGTAAGTGCCCAGCTGACTATTATGAAAAGTGATATCTTCTTATTAGCTCCTCATATTAGTTATATGAAAGACGAGTTTTTGCCATTATGTCAAAAACAGCATATTCCTTTTATGGTGATTGATTCATTGGACTATACCAAAATGGATGGTTATAGTGTTCTTGAAAAAGTAACAAATATTTTTAATCAATATGAAAAGACACATGCCTTTCGAATTATTTTACTGCATTCTAGTGGAGGCACAATGTCTGATTTATTGGTTATGGATATGAATAAGAAGAAAAATGAAGCAGAAAAAGAGTGGATTATTGAATCGAAAGATATTGAAAGATTTGAAGATTATGAAAATGTAGATGTTATTTTATTGGCTCCACAGATATGTTATGAGAAAAATATGATTCAAAAAAAATTAAGTCGTACTGATACGATTTTAGATATTCCATCAAGGAATTTATATGGAACTTTTGATGGAAGAAAGATATTAAATTATATACATCAAATATTAAAAGAAAGAGGGTTTGAAAAGATATGAAATTAATTATGCGTGCTGATGATCTTGGATTTAGTGAAGCAGTGAATTATGGAATTTTAAAATCAATTGTTGATGGGGTAATTACCAGTACTGGAATGATGCCAAATATGGAAAGTGCTAAACATGGATATGAACTGGTTAAAAATTTAGATATTGCATTAGGGCAACATACAAATATTTGTGTTGGGAAACCACTTAGTGATCCCGCTCTTATTCCTTCATTAGTTCAAAAAAATGGTGAATTTTGTTCCAGTAAAGAAATACGAGCAAGAAAGGAAGATAGTATTGTTGTTGAGGAAGCGGAAATAGAAATAGAAGCACAACTGCAAAGATTTATTGAGATAACTGGTAGAAAGCCAGATTATTTTGAAGGACATGCAGTGTTTTCTGAGAACTTTTTTAAAGCTTTAAAGAATGTTGCTGATAAACATGGTTTATTTTTCTGTAATCCTTCTATTGATAAAGAATGGGAAAAAGAAAATCATCTTTATGGTTTACCATTTTTCAAGTTGGATAGTGATGGTTTATATGATCCAAAGGAATATATGCAAGACAATTTTCAATTGATTAAGGAGAATGAATGTAGTGTCGCTATTTTTCATCCAGGGTATTTAGATCAATATATTTTGACACATTCCTCTTTTACAAAAATTAGAGCAATGGAATGTGATTTCTTATGTAGTGAATGGTTAAAACAGTGGATTTGTGATCATCAAATTGAACTTGTTAACTTTAAAAATTATCAAAAATAGTAGATATGAGAGCAACTTTTGATTGAAGTTGCTCTTTAATTTTTTTTAACATCAATGGTTTTTCTTTCCAGTTATCAGAATATTGAATATAATAAAGATAGGAGTTATGAAATGAGGAATTGTTATGTATGCATTAGAAAGTATCGATCAAGAATTAAAAGAAATTATTAATCGCTTTGAATTATTTGATAATTATCGTTTAGTTGATTATAAATCATATGAAGTTTATGATTATCAAAAAGGAGAATTTGTTAAAAATAATCAATATTGCTATGAAATATGGAATCGTGGTGGTCCATGTGAAAACTGTACTTCACGTCAGGCTGGGATCAATCAATGCGAAATGTTTAAATTAGAGTTTTTAGATGGGAAATTATATTTAATTATTTCTTATCCTATTCAGATATCATCAAGGAATTTTATATTAGAACTGATAAAGGATGTCACACAAAGTTTAACAATAAGAAGTATAGATGAAGGTGGTAAAAAAATTGCTGAACTGATTAATAGTTTAAATGATTATGTCATTCATGATACATTTACAGGTCTTTATAATAAAAAATATGCAATCCAGGAAATAGATAAAAAACTAAGTTTGCAAAAGAAGCTGACACTGGCAATGATAGATTTAGATCAGTTTAAAAATATTAATGATACATATGGACATGTTAAAGGTGATGAAGTCATCTTATATTTAGCTGATATATTAAAAAAATATTTAGTCAATACACATGTTTTGGCAAGTCGTATTGGTGGCGATGAATTTATGATTGTTTTAGATGATGTAAGTGAACATGATGTACTGATTATTTGTCATGAAATAAAAGAAGCTGTTTTAAAACATCCATTTTATAAAAGTAATCAGAAATTTTATGTTGATATTAGTATTGGAATTGCCTATAGTCAAGATGGTGATACAGCCATGACACTTATAGATAAAGCAGATGTGGCAATGTATAAAATAAAAAGACAAAAAGCGAGTCAAAAATAAGAATGAATATGTTAAAAGATAATAATGGAGATGATTTTTATGAAAAAGATACCTGGTGTTATCAGTGTTCTCATATTTTGCTTGCTCATCACAGCATGTCAGAGTCAAGAAGCCAAGCGTCAGGTTTTTACCGAGCCACAATATGATTGGGGGAAAATAAGTGGTGAAACTTTAACTGTTTGGGGAAGTGCACCTGATTTAGAGAGAACATATATTCAAAAAGCATTTCAACGTTATGAAGAATTAACTCATAATCAATTGGAAGTAGTTCAATATTCTAAAGATGAAATTGTTGAAAAAATGACAACAGCATTAAATCAGGGCGAGGCACCAGATATATTTGTGAGTTATGGTGGAACAAATATTGATGTCTATAATCCAGATGATAATTTTTATGATTTTTCTCAGGCAAAATGGATCAATGATTTAACAGATACATCTATTAATCAAACAGTATATCATGGAAAAATTATTGGACTTCCTCATTGGGAAGCATCTGTTTCAGGAACGCTTTATAATAAAGATATTTTTAAAAAATACAATATTGAAGTTCCTAAAACACAGGAAGAGTTTATGTCAGTTTGTGAGGAACTGTTATCTCATGGCATAACACCTCTGTATATGCCGGCTAAAGAAATATCTATGCTTTTATACCAATTTCCATTAGATAGTATAGTTGA
Coding sequences within:
- a CDS encoding GGDEF domain-containing protein, with translation MYALESIDQELKEIINRFELFDNYRLVDYKSYEVYDYQKGEFVKNNQYCYEIWNRGGPCENCTSRQAGINQCEMFKLEFLDGKLYLIISYPIQISSRNFILELIKDVTQSLTIRSIDEGGKKIAELINSLNDYVIHDTFTGLYNKKYAIQEIDKKLSLQKKLTLAMIDLDQFKNINDTYGHVKGDEVILYLADILKKYLVNTHVLASRIGGDEFMIVLDDVSEHDVLIICHEIKEAVLKHPFYKSNQKFYVDISIGIAYSQDGDTAMTLIDKADVAMYKIKRQKASQK
- a CDS encoding ABC transporter substrate-binding protein, which gives rise to MKKIPGVISVLIFCLLITACQSQEAKRQVFTEPQYDWGKISGETLTVWGSAPDLERTYIQKAFQRYEELTHNQLEVVQYSKDEIVEKMTTALNQGEAPDIFVSYGGTNIDVYNPDDNFYDFSQAKWINDLTDTSINQTVYHGKIIGLPHWEASVSGTLYNKDIFKKYNIEVPKTQEEFMSVCEELLSHGITPLYMPAKEISMLLYQFPLDSIVEDSDILNQLNQFEIGYEDIPEMLKIVEWYKEMATKGYFGDHYLEDDWNGMSPALESQKYAMLLCWDTWLYTDFKGDASQFGLMPAFLGVPYNGTFEGPNLNLFMVNKKSKKLDVALDFITFLADPYNYNVAFENIPTASVFKNQVGSITTYQYLENERLIEKNYRDSIAWLRIKEFSQMDAICIYEYIHPDSQMSAKECLEKMTALRKSRINQ